The following proteins come from a genomic window of Gemmatimonadota bacterium:
- a CDS encoding sigma-54 dependent transcriptional regulator, translating to MSAGRLLLVDDDRAFRISTAALLREEGYEVVGAATGAEGVEALKAGRFDLLLLDLRMPGLDGIRIVEALRTWGEGIPILMISGYGTVEAAVEALHAGADDFLTKPVEPDVLSARVAQLLERRPGTASGAEAERPLVGRSPAIAEVLRQIEQVAPTEATVLVTGETGTGKELVARAIHAASVRRSGAFIAVNCAALAEGVLESELFGHVRGAFTGAVKDKVGLFQAADRGTLLLDEIGDVSPGLQQRLLRVLQEREVTRVGDVRPQRVDVRVVAATRRDLREEMEAGRFRDDLFYRLNVFRIALPPLRERAEDVPLLAEHRLSELSALAGRARPAGEALLSPLAMRMLRAYHWPGNVRELFSAIESAWIRSGGARIEGQHLPEEVREAAGGAPGSLGRYRAPETQPDEREAIRRALAEADGVRAKAAELLGMGRTTLWRKMKELGLEEAE from the coding sequence GTGAGCGCGGGACGCCTCCTCCTGGTCGATGACGATCGCGCCTTCCGGATCTCGACGGCCGCCCTCCTTCGCGAAGAGGGCTACGAGGTCGTGGGCGCGGCGACGGGCGCGGAGGGGGTGGAGGCGCTCAAGGCCGGGCGCTTCGATCTGTTGTTGCTCGACCTGCGCATGCCCGGGCTCGACGGTATCCGCATCGTGGAGGCACTGCGCACCTGGGGTGAAGGCATTCCTATTCTCATGATCAGCGGATACGGGACGGTCGAGGCGGCCGTCGAAGCCCTGCACGCGGGGGCCGACGACTTCCTCACCAAGCCCGTGGAGCCCGACGTGCTGAGTGCACGCGTGGCCCAGCTTCTGGAGCGACGTCCCGGGACGGCCTCGGGGGCCGAGGCGGAGCGGCCGCTGGTCGGGCGCTCTCCAGCGATCGCCGAGGTGCTACGGCAGATCGAGCAGGTCGCGCCCACGGAAGCCACGGTGTTGGTGACGGGCGAGACCGGCACCGGCAAGGAGTTGGTGGCGCGGGCCATCCACGCGGCGTCCGTGCGTCGGAGTGGTGCGTTCATCGCGGTCAACTGTGCGGCGCTGGCCGAGGGCGTGCTGGAATCCGAACTGTTCGGTCACGTGCGCGGCGCATTCACCGGTGCGGTGAAGGACAAGGTCGGGCTGTTCCAGGCCGCGGACCGAGGCACGCTGCTTCTCGACGAGATCGGCGATGTGAGTCCGGGCCTGCAACAGCGCCTGCTGCGGGTGCTCCAGGAACGGGAGGTGACGCGGGTCGGCGACGTGCGGCCGCAGCGCGTGGACGTCCGGGTCGTGGCTGCCACCCGCCGGGATCTGCGGGAGGAGATGGAGGCCGGACGCTTCCGTGACGATCTCTTCTATCGGTTGAACGTGTTCCGCATCGCGCTACCGCCTCTGCGTGAGCGGGCCGAGGATGTGCCCCTGCTGGCCGAACACCGATTGAGCGAACTCTCGGCTCTGGCAGGACGCGCTCGGCCGGCCGGAGAGGCGCTGCTGTCGCCGCTGGCGATGCGCATGCTGCGCGCCTATCACTGGCCGGGCAATGTGCGCGAGCTCTTCTCCGCGATCGAGAGCGCCTGGATCCGCTCGGGTGGAGCGCGCATCGAGGGCCAGCACCTCCCCGAAGAGGTGCGGGAAGCGGCGGGTGGTGCACCGGGTTCGCTGGGCCGCTACCGCGCACCCGAGACCCAGCCGGACGAGCGCGAAGCGATCCGCCGGGCCCTGGCCGAAGCGGACGGCGTGCGTGCCAAGGCAGCCGAGCTGCTGGGCATGGGCCGCACCACCCTGTGGCGGAAGATGAAGGAGCTGGGCCTCGAGGAGGCGGAGTAG
- a CDS encoding HAMP domain-containing sensor histidine kinase — MTLGRALIGLVVAVLLAGSVPVGLALDHRLAAALEEKAAEDLSLAPRVLADRFDASASMQMMHAKDVAQSPAVIEALLKDDAEAARAAVEEAPRGLLETPVLVDAQGVSRMGPRPSDALLEATRSGAMPVVLLAEEGVVRVLAIAPIESDGRWLGAAGVVSALDDTEAATLAGLTRSDVVVLGPRDVPVASTLSGEALSALVAAARDLPDSQATRVVAAGRRWLAARGTLSEGTASILFARDLDRELAVVPDLRRVALVSMGLALGFALLLGTLVAGRLARPVRALATAADRFAAGDLGAPLERSGVSEVLHVADAFDVMRQRLAARMRELEEANHALEDRQERLALLQSEVLQRDRLSAAGRLLTQLAHEIRNPVASVRNCLELLRRRVRDDAEAREVADLAIDELLRMHELAEQMMDLNRPRGLGATECDPMEVARQVAALAQVGADDALQIRLEGSTRARAAIAPEALKQVLVNLVQNGREAMGEGGVLDVRIEERGDRILITVLDTGPGIDETELPRIFDPFFTTKTSVQGVGLGLFTAEGLVRGAGGRLTAANRDDAHGARFEIELQAVPATVAAS, encoded by the coding sequence GTGACATTGGGTCGGGCCCTGATCGGGCTCGTGGTGGCGGTGCTGCTGGCCGGCTCGGTGCCCGTGGGGCTGGCACTCGACCATCGCCTCGCGGCCGCGCTCGAGGAGAAGGCCGCGGAGGATCTCTCGCTGGCACCGCGGGTGCTGGCCGATCGCTTCGACGCCTCCGCGAGCATGCAGATGATGCACGCCAAGGATGTCGCACAGTCCCCGGCCGTGATCGAGGCGCTACTCAAAGACGATGCCGAGGCCGCCCGCGCAGCGGTTGAGGAGGCCCCGCGGGGCCTCCTGGAGACGCCGGTGCTGGTCGACGCCCAGGGTGTGAGCCGAATGGGTCCCCGCCCCAGCGACGCGCTGCTGGAGGCGACGCGCAGCGGGGCCATGCCGGTGGTGCTGTTGGCGGAGGAAGGTGTCGTGCGCGTGCTGGCCATCGCGCCGATCGAGTCCGACGGCCGTTGGCTGGGCGCGGCCGGAGTCGTCAGCGCCCTTGACGATACCGAAGCGGCCACCCTGGCTGGCCTGACCCGCTCCGATGTCGTGGTGCTCGGGCCTCGGGATGTCCCTGTGGCCAGTACGCTGTCGGGGGAAGCTCTGTCCGCCCTGGTTGCAGCGGCGCGTGATCTTCCCGACAGTCAGGCCACGCGGGTCGTGGCGGCGGGCCGGCGTTGGCTGGCCGCGCGCGGGACCCTCAGCGAAGGCACCGCGTCCATCCTCTTCGCGCGCGATCTCGACCGTGAGCTGGCCGTGGTGCCGGACCTGCGTCGGGTGGCGTTGGTCAGCATGGGTCTGGCCTTGGGCTTCGCGTTGCTGCTGGGAACCCTGGTGGCCGGCCGGCTCGCCCGACCGGTGCGCGCCCTCGCTACGGCTGCGGACCGTTTCGCCGCGGGGGACCTGGGTGCGCCCCTGGAGCGCTCCGGCGTGAGCGAGGTGCTGCACGTCGCTGATGCCTTCGACGTCATGCGGCAGCGCCTGGCGGCCCGCATGCGGGAGCTGGAGGAGGCGAACCACGCTCTGGAGGATCGGCAGGAGCGACTGGCGCTTCTGCAGTCGGAGGTCCTCCAGCGCGACCGGCTCTCCGCCGCCGGCCGGCTGCTCACGCAACTTGCGCACGAGATCCGGAACCCGGTGGCTTCGGTGCGGAACTGTCTCGAGCTCCTGCGGCGGCGTGTGCGGGACGACGCGGAGGCACGCGAAGTGGCGGACCTGGCCATCGACGAGCTCCTGCGCATGCACGAGCTGGCGGAGCAGATGATGGACTTGAACCGCCCCCGCGGTCTGGGAGCCACCGAGTGCGACCCGATGGAAGTGGCTCGGCAGGTGGCGGCGCTCGCACAGGTCGGTGCCGACGACGCGCTCCAGATCCGCCTCGAAGGGAGCACACGCGCCCGCGCTGCCATCGCGCCCGAAGCGCTCAAGCAGGTCCTGGTCAACCTGGTGCAGAACGGTCGGGAGGCGATGGGGGAGGGCGGAGTGCTGGACGTGCGCATCGAGGAGCGTGGAGACCGCATCCTGATCACGGTGCTGGATACGGGTCCGGGGATCGACGAGACCGAGCTTCCCCGCATCTTCGACCCCTTCTTCACCACCAAGACCAGCGTACAGGGCGTGGGCCTGGGGCTCTTCACGGCGGAGGGCCTCGTGCGCGGCGCCGGGGGCCGACTCACGGCGGCCAACCGCGATGACGCGCACGGCGCGCGTTTCGAGATCGAGCTGCAAGCGGTGCCGGCCACGGTGGCGGCTTCGTGA